One region of Flavobacterium sp. GSB-24 genomic DNA includes:
- a CDS encoding methylated-DNA--[protein]-cysteine S-methyltransferase yields MNTQETINYNRIAEAIDYIKANFKEQPNLDEVAGKVHLSPFHFQRLFSDWAGTSPKKFLQYTSLEHAKKLLKENQATISETAYETGLSGTSRLHDLFVNIEGMTPAEYKNGGKNLAINYSFAESPFGNIIVASTQKGVCFMAFAEDETIGFVDLKNKFPNASFTRKLDLAQQNALFIFQNDWSKLSEIKLHLKGTDFQLKVWETLLKIPMGQLSTYGSIAQQIEKPNASRAVGTAIGSNPVAFLIPCHRVIQSSGIFGGYMWGNTRKTAIIGWEGAQVNP; encoded by the coding sequence ATGAACACACAGGAAACCATCAATTATAATCGTATCGCCGAAGCTATAGATTATATCAAAGCTAATTTTAAAGAGCAGCCCAATCTTGATGAGGTTGCCGGGAAAGTGCATTTGAGTCCGTTTCACTTTCAAAGGCTTTTTAGCGATTGGGCAGGAACAAGTCCGAAGAAATTTTTGCAGTATACAAGTCTCGAACACGCCAAAAAACTACTCAAAGAAAATCAGGCAACGATTTCAGAAACAGCTTATGAAACTGGTTTATCCGGCACAAGCCGACTCCATGATTTGTTTGTAAATATCGAAGGAATGACTCCAGCGGAATATAAAAACGGAGGAAAAAATCTCGCCATAAATTACAGTTTTGCCGAAAGTCCGTTTGGAAATATAATTGTTGCGTCAACTCAAAAAGGCGTTTGTTTTATGGCTTTCGCCGAAGATGAAACAATCGGATTTGTGGATTTAAAAAACAAATTCCCAAATGCGTCTTTCACAAGAAAATTAGATTTAGCACAACAAAATGCGCTATTTATTTTTCAAAACGACTGGAGCAAATTATCTGAAATCAAACTGCATTTAAAAGGCACCGATTTTCAATTGAAAGTCTGGGAAACTTTATTAAAAATTCCAATGGGACAGCTTTCTACTTATGGTTCCATTGCACAGCAAATTGAAAAACCAAATGCTTCTCGCGCGGTAGGAACTGCAATTGGCAGTAATCCTGTTGCGTTTTTAATTCCGTGCCACCGCGTGATTCAGTCTTCTGGAATTTTTGGCGGATATATGTGGGGAAATACCCGAAAAACGGCCATAATTGGCTGGGAAGGCGCACAGGTAAATCCATAA
- a CDS encoding WG repeat-containing protein: MKKVVILYTFLVSCTALAQTSDTWTAFWNKDTTKIGFQDKNGVIKIEPKFTGFTIARKFENIIAVTEEENNRWKSYYLTKEGKIVGRDSLYTFDNSTDCESEGFIRFRDPKTDKMGIFNSKGKIVIPADYSALSNVRNGVLTVLKDAKKEREPGDEHFFWSGGKEFLIDINNKVLIENFAYNDNLNFYSLEKSKEPNKDPIRENFKGVDGQYYSFINFEKEFKFWLENNLLKDLSKGNLEKYSFDKITYWKEPDGWINSSKTKFINQNYTYLKLKLQELKNPKTDYFISSGGLNQFIFESSEYEIYFNNCNESKDWMYPTMNIVINPKNKTDRGQDHFEFLRTENGYKLISVSDRKDNLK; encoded by the coding sequence ATGAAAAAGGTTGTAATTCTTTATACGTTTCTCGTTAGCTGCACTGCACTTGCACAAACCAGCGATACATGGACTGCTTTTTGGAACAAAGACACTACAAAAATTGGTTTTCAAGATAAAAATGGTGTAATTAAAATTGAACCTAAATTTACTGGGTTTACGATTGCACGTAAATTTGAAAATATTATTGCTGTTACAGAAGAGGAAAATAATAGGTGGAAAAGCTATTACTTAACTAAGGAAGGAAAAATAGTGGGGCGTGACAGTTTATATACTTTTGATAACAGTACAGATTGCGAAAGTGAGGGTTTTATAAGATTTCGAGATCCGAAAACTGATAAAATGGGAATCTTCAACAGCAAAGGAAAAATCGTCATTCCAGCTGATTATAGTGCTTTATCAAATGTTAGAAACGGAGTGCTTACCGTTCTTAAAGATGCGAAAAAAGAAAGAGAACCAGGCGACGAACATTTTTTCTGGTCTGGCGGAAAAGAATTTCTTATCGACATCAACAACAAAGTTTTAATTGAAAATTTTGCTTATAATGACAATTTAAATTTTTATTCTTTAGAAAAATCAAAAGAACCTAATAAAGACCCAATAAGAGAAAATTTTAAGGGAGTTGATGGACAATATTATTCTTTCATAAATTTTGAAAAAGAATTTAAATTCTGGTTAGAGAACAATTTACTTAAAGATTTATCCAAAGGCAATTTAGAAAAATATTCTTTTGACAAAATTACTTACTGGAAAGAACCAGACGGCTGGATAAATTCGTCTAAAACTAAATTCATCAATCAAAATTATACCTATTTAAAATTAAAATTACAGGAACTTAAAAATCCAAAAACCGATTATTTTATTTCTTCTGGCGGACTTAATCAGTTTATTTTTGAGTCAAGTGAGTACGAAATCTATTTCAACAATTGCAATGAATCTAAAGATTGGATGTATCCTACTATGAACATTGTCATCAATCCAAAAAACAAAACAGATCGAGGGCAAGATCATTTTGAGTTTTTAAGAACTGAAAACGGTTATAAATTGATAAGTGTTTCGGATCGGAAAGATAATCTGAAATAA
- the ahcY gene encoding adenosylhomocysteinase has translation MSTTTTPYVAFKVKDISLAAWGRKEIELAEAEMPGLMALRAEYKDEQPLKGARIAGCLHMTIQTAVLIETLIALGAEVTWSSCNIFSTQDQAAAAIAAAGIQVYAWKGLDEESFDWCIEQTLFFGEDRKPLNMILDDGGDLTNMVIDRYPELVPGIKGLSEETTTGVHRLYERVKAGTLPMPAININDSVTKSKFDNKYGCKESAVDAVRRATDLMLAGKRVIVCGYGDVGKGTAASFRGAGSIVTVTEIDPICALQAAMDGYEVKKLNTVIANADIIITTTGNKDIVLGEHFEQMKDKTVVCNIGHFDNEIDMAWLNKNHGASKIEIKPQVDKYNINGKDIIILAEGRLVNLGCATGHPSFVMSNSFTNQTLAQIELWNNSAAYKNEVYMLPKHLDEKVAALHLAKLGVELETLREDQAAYIGVPVEGPFKPEYYRY, from the coding sequence ATGAGTACTACAACTACGCCTTATGTGGCTTTCAAAGTAAAAGACATTTCTCTAGCGGCTTGGGGAAGAAAAGAAATTGAATTAGCTGAAGCTGAAATGCCAGGTTTAATGGCGCTTCGTGCTGAATATAAAGACGAACAACCTCTTAAAGGTGCTCGTATCGCTGGATGTTTACACATGACGATTCAAACTGCTGTTTTAATCGAAACTTTAATCGCTCTTGGTGCTGAGGTTACTTGGTCTTCTTGTAACATTTTCTCTACTCAAGATCAAGCTGCTGCTGCTATTGCTGCTGCTGGAATTCAAGTTTATGCTTGGAAAGGTCTTGACGAAGAATCATTTGACTGGTGTATTGAGCAGACTTTATTCTTTGGTGAAGACAGAAAACCATTGAACATGATTCTTGATGATGGTGGAGATTTAACTAACATGGTTATTGATCGTTACCCAGAATTGGTTCCTGGAATTAAAGGTCTTTCTGAAGAAACTACAACTGGTGTTCACAGACTTTACGAAAGAGTAAAAGCTGGAACTCTTCCAATGCCTGCAATCAACATCAACGACTCTGTTACTAAATCTAAATTTGATAACAAATACGGTTGTAAAGAATCTGCTGTAGATGCTGTACGTCGTGCAACTGACTTAATGTTGGCTGGAAAAAGAGTAATCGTTTGTGGATACGGTGATGTTGGAAAAGGAACTGCTGCTTCTTTTAGAGGTGCTGGTTCTATTGTAACAGTTACTGAAATCGATCCAATTTGTGCTTTACAAGCGGCAATGGACGGTTATGAAGTTAAAAAATTAAACACTGTAATTGCAAATGCTGATATCATCATTACAACTACAGGAAATAAAGATATCGTTCTTGGAGAGCACTTCGAACAAATGAAGGATAAAACGGTTGTTTGTAACATCGGTCACTTCGATAACGAAATCGATATGGCTTGGTTAAACAAAAACCACGGTGCTTCTAAAATCGAAATCAAACCTCAGGTTGACAAATACAACATCAACGGAAAAGATATCATTATCTTGGCTGAAGGTCGTTTAGTAAACCTTGGTTGTGCTACAGGTCACCCAAGTTTTGTAATGAGTAACTCATTTACAAACCAGACTTTGGCTCAAATCGAATTATGGAATAACAGCGCAGCTTACAAAAACGAAGTTTACATGTTACCAAAACATTTAGATGAAAAAGTTGCTGCTTTACACTTAGCTAAATTAGGCGTTGAGTTAGAAACTTTACGTGAAGATCAAGCTGCTTATATTGGTGTTCCAGTTGAAGGTCCATTCAAACCAGAATACTACAGATACTAA
- a CDS encoding 4'-phosphopantetheinyl transferase superfamily protein has protein sequence MPLFQTIQFNETTKILIWEITESLEELLSKVVLKEKTQKRLNGMKSQMHQRAFLSVRMLIQEMGFTDKDLHYDEFGKPYFDCHNYISITHSYHFAAIIISHETVGIDMELQREKIQKIADKFTDYECNYLEPKFIEEYIKKLTVIWGAKEAIFKIRNEKGISFKDHIRVEDFSLEKKQTESSLHFDDLVKDFDVHYEEIKSDNFEGTFTLVYAFEK, from the coding sequence ATGCCTCTATTTCAGACCATACAATTCAATGAAACTACTAAAATTTTAATTTGGGAAATAACCGAATCTTTAGAAGAGTTATTAAGCAAAGTTGTGTTGAAAGAAAAGACACAAAAAAGATTGAACGGAATGAAGTCTCAAATGCATCAACGTGCTTTTTTGAGTGTTCGAATGCTGATTCAGGAAATGGGTTTTACAGATAAAGATTTGCATTATGACGAATTCGGAAAACCGTATTTTGATTGTCATAATTATATCTCAATTACACATTCATATCATTTTGCGGCAATAATTATAAGTCATGAGACCGTAGGAATTGATATGGAATTGCAGCGCGAAAAAATTCAGAAAATTGCAGATAAATTTACTGATTATGAATGCAATTATTTAGAGCCAAAATTTATAGAAGAATATATTAAAAAGCTTACCGTTATTTGGGGCGCTAAAGAGGCGATCTTTAAAATCAGAAATGAAAAAGGAATCAGCTTTAAAGATCATATTAGAGTTGAAGATTTTTCTTTAGAAAAAAAACAAACAGAGTCCAGTCTTCATTTTGATGATTTAGTAAAAGATTTTGATGTGCATTACGAAGAAATCAAATCAGATAATTTTGAAGGAACCTTTACTTTGGTTTATGCTTTTGAGAAGTAG
- a CDS encoding group III truncated hemoglobin has translation MKKQIENRADIEFLVHQFYDKIRADQEIGFYFNKMITDWDAHLEKLTDFWETNLFAVRKYKGNPHAVHNEVDAHFNENITANEFGIWLNHWAQTLDEHFEGENVETLKRRARKMSTFLYMSMFQHRKKES, from the coding sequence GTGAAAAAACAAATAGAAAATAGAGCTGACATTGAATTTCTAGTACATCAGTTCTACGATAAAATAAGAGCCGATCAAGAAATCGGCTTTTATTTTAATAAAATGATTACCGATTGGGATGCACATCTTGAAAAGCTAACCGATTTCTGGGAAACAAACTTATTTGCTGTACGCAAATACAAAGGAAATCCACATGCGGTTCATAATGAAGTTGATGCTCATTTTAACGAAAATATTACAGCAAACGAATTCGGTATCTGGCTGAATCACTGGGCACAGACGTTAGATGAACATTTTGAAGGGGAAAATGTCGAAACCTTAAAAAGACGCGCCCGAAAAATGAGTACTTTTCTGTATATGAGTATGTTTCAGCACAGAAAAAAAGAAAGTTAA
- a CDS encoding Crp/Fnr family transcriptional regulator, whose amino-acid sequence MIAAELLKKYGAVKKSFAKGEIIFEEGNLPAYYYQIASGEIKMCNYNDDGREFIQGIFYKEQSFGEPPLFLNQKYPANSIAVEDSQILLLPKSNFMKLLEENPAISIKIIENLAQRLYYKSVMAAEISTHEPEHRVLKLIDHGIAYFNFQKDKNGYLINFTRQQIGDLTGLRVETVIRAIKALEKKGELKIINRKVYR is encoded by the coding sequence ATGATCGCAGCTGAATTATTAAAGAAATATGGTGCAGTAAAAAAGTCTTTTGCAAAAGGTGAAATTATCTTTGAAGAAGGAAATCTGCCAGCGTATTATTATCAGATAGCTTCTGGCGAAATTAAAATGTGCAATTATAATGATGACGGACGAGAATTTATTCAGGGAATATTTTATAAAGAGCAGTCTTTTGGAGAACCTCCATTATTTTTAAACCAAAAATATCCTGCCAATTCCATTGCTGTAGAAGACAGCCAGATTTTGCTTCTTCCCAAATCTAATTTTATGAAACTGCTGGAAGAGAATCCTGCAATAAGCATTAAAATAATCGAAAACCTTGCGCAGCGATTGTACTATAAATCAGTTATGGCTGCGGAAATATCGACACATGAACCAGAACATAGGGTTTTAAAACTAATCGATCACGGAATTGCTTACTTTAATTTTCAAAAAGATAAAAATGGTTATCTGATTAATTTTACGAGACAGCAGATCGGAGATTTAACGGGTTTGCGTGTAGAAACTGTGATTCGAGCCATAAAAGCTCTGGAAAAAAAAGGAGAATTGAAGATAATAAACAGGAAAGTATACAGATAA
- a CDS encoding geranylgeranylglyceryl/heptaprenylglyceryl phosphate synthase: MEQKLLITIHQQILEAKKNGQKLLAILLDPDKIVWENLDHLLLKINQSPATHIFVGGSIVQSTILEDLIAQLKQKTNLPVVIFPGDPSQISPQADAILFLSLLSGRNPDYLIEYQVQAAPILKKTNLEVISTGYILIESGNETAVARVSKTKPMNRENFDLALATAQAGEMLGNKLIYLEAGSGAKKPVPLGMISLIAQNVEIPVIVGGGIVDLQGIKQAYNAGADLVVIGTAFENDSHFFDS, from the coding sequence ATGGAACAAAAATTACTTATAACGATCCATCAACAAATTTTAGAAGCCAAGAAAAATGGTCAAAAATTATTGGCTATACTTCTGGATCCCGATAAAATTGTGTGGGAGAACTTAGATCATTTATTGCTTAAAATAAATCAATCTCCTGCAACCCATATTTTTGTTGGAGGAAGTATAGTTCAAAGTACTATTTTAGAAGATTTAATTGCGCAGTTAAAACAAAAAACAAATTTACCGGTTGTAATATTTCCTGGAGATCCTTCGCAGATTTCGCCACAGGCAGATGCTATTTTGTTTCTATCTTTATTATCGGGGAGAAATCCTGATTATTTAATAGAATATCAAGTTCAGGCAGCACCGATCCTAAAAAAGACAAATCTTGAGGTTATTTCGACAGGTTATATTTTAATAGAAAGCGGCAATGAAACAGCTGTTGCGCGCGTTAGTAAAACAAAACCTATGAACCGTGAAAATTTTGATTTGGCTCTTGCCACGGCACAAGCCGGTGAAATGCTCGGGAACAAATTAATTTATTTAGAAGCAGGAAGCGGGGCAAAAAAGCCTGTTCCTTTGGGAATGATTTCGCTGATTGCTCAAAACGTAGAAATTCCTGTTATTGTTGGTGGAGGAATTGTAGATTTGCAAGGAATTAAACAAGCTTATAATGCTGGAGCAGATTTAGTAGTTATAGGAACTGCTTTTGAAAATGACAGTCATTTTTTTGATTCATAA
- the pnuC gene encoding nicotinamide riboside transporter PnuC has product MIDFFLDSYKNAPLWHIALEFLVFVFGILSVWLAKKENIWVYPTGLIATVISVYLLYVAGYIGDMIINAYFSIMSIYGWYVWAKGGTVEDNLPITRTTFNEKIIGIFLFIVTVFVVFGIYKYFDYEIKPDNYVDMISSGIFFAGMWYMARKKIENWTLWIIGDIIVVPLYAYRGLGMLSLQYIIFTILAISAYLEWRKILDSKKQL; this is encoded by the coding sequence ATGATTGACTTTTTTCTTGATAGTTATAAAAATGCGCCGTTGTGGCATATTGCTCTTGAGTTTTTAGTATTTGTTTTTGGTATTTTAAGTGTTTGGTTGGCAAAAAAAGAAAATATTTGGGTTTACCCAACAGGATTAATTGCAACGGTAATTTCAGTTTACCTTTTGTATGTCGCAGGTTATATTGGAGATATGATTATTAATGCATATTTTTCAATAATGAGTATTTACGGGTGGTATGTTTGGGCAAAAGGAGGAACTGTTGAAGACAATCTGCCGATTACTCGTACAACTTTTAATGAAAAAATAATTGGAATCTTCCTGTTTATTGTTACCGTTTTTGTAGTTTTCGGAATTTATAAATATTTTGATTACGAAATTAAACCAGACAATTATGTAGACATGATTTCGTCTGGAATATTTTTTGCGGGAATGTGGTACATGGCCAGAAAAAAAATAGAAAACTGGACACTTTGGATTATTGGTGATATTATTGTTGTACCTCTCTATGCTTATCGCGGCTTAGGAATGTTGTCACTTCAATATATAATTTTTACAATTTTGGCTATTTCAGCTTATTTAGAATGGAGAAAGATCTTAGACAGCAAAAAACAACTATAA
- a CDS encoding DUF4301 family protein codes for MEKDLRQQKTTIIKIALFGPESTGKTTLAKQLAEYYETEWVPEFARDYLQEKWEENKHICVADDMMPIAYGQTALENQKLASANKYLFCDTNLMVTKVFSEMYYGFCDPLLNEAALKHEYDLFFLTDIDVPWEKDDIRDTPEGRETVFSVFKQTLIDTKKPFITLSGDKVSRLKKAISIIDNLALAKDKGLSSEDFVEIYNHGIPFENILKQLDIFKNGIAKSSLISPATISNGILSLSQTEFVEKAAFFDNHKENLKIKKFVPASGAATRMFKFLTAFLNDFDIQKETINAYINRKNDKELAIFIVGMEKFPFFKTIDKKLRELYPDFETLERDYKNYYFIQVLLSSDYLNAANKPKAVLPFHLYKTHIANPIEEHLNECVHYATANNVSNLHFTVSEMHQDLFETAIDQVKEKIEKESGTTINIAYSYQNKSTDSINVDIQNKIVRNSNGSLVFRPGGHGALIENLNNLDSDIIFIKNIDNVIQNHIDKITLYKKALGGILIEVQQKVFDYLRKIEKGEVTENDLVEIVDVLIQKLNIQMTSDFNKFTFENKLAKIKELLDRPIRVCGMVRNEGEPGGGPFWVMNEKGEVSLQIVETSQVDLANKRQLQILEDATHFNPVDLVCGIKNYKGEKFDLKQFVDQKSGFIVEKSVEGKPVKSYELPGLWNGSMANWLTIFVAVPLITFNPVKTVNDLLKAAHQPQ; via the coding sequence ATGGAGAAAGATCTTAGACAGCAAAAAACAACTATAATAAAAATTGCTTTATTTGGACCTGAAAGTACAGGTAAAACCACATTAGCAAAACAGCTTGCAGAATATTACGAAACCGAATGGGTTCCAGAATTTGCACGTGATTATCTACAAGAAAAGTGGGAAGAAAATAAGCATATCTGTGTTGCAGATGATATGATGCCAATTGCTTACGGTCAGACTGCATTAGAAAATCAAAAACTGGCTTCAGCAAATAAATATCTGTTTTGTGATACCAATTTGATGGTAACAAAAGTTTTTTCTGAAATGTATTATGGTTTTTGTGATCCGCTTCTAAATGAAGCCGCTTTGAAACACGAATACGATTTATTCTTTTTAACAGATATTGATGTTCCTTGGGAGAAAGATGATATTCGAGATACCCCAGAAGGAAGAGAAACAGTGTTTTCTGTTTTCAAACAAACCCTAATTGATACCAAAAAGCCGTTTATTACATTATCTGGAGATAAAGTGAGCCGTTTGAAAAAAGCGATTTCAATTATTGATAATTTAGCATTAGCCAAAGATAAAGGATTATCATCTGAGGATTTTGTTGAGATATATAATCATGGTATTCCTTTTGAAAATATTCTAAAACAATTAGATATATTTAAAAATGGAATAGCAAAAAGTAGTTTAATAAGTCCTGCAACAATCAGCAACGGTATTTTAAGTTTATCTCAAACTGAGTTTGTAGAAAAAGCAGCTTTTTTTGACAATCATAAAGAAAATCTAAAAATTAAAAAGTTTGTTCCTGCTTCTGGTGCAGCTACTAGGATGTTTAAATTTTTAACAGCTTTTTTAAATGATTTCGACATTCAGAAAGAAACAATAAATGCTTACATCAACAGAAAAAATGATAAGGAACTTGCCATTTTTATTGTTGGAATGGAGAAGTTTCCTTTCTTTAAAACTATTGATAAAAAATTACGAGAGCTTTATCCAGATTTCGAGACTTTAGAAAGAGATTATAAAAACTATTACTTTATACAAGTATTATTATCTTCAGATTATCTTAATGCAGCAAATAAGCCTAAAGCTGTTTTGCCTTTTCATTTATATAAAACACATATTGCGAATCCAATAGAAGAACATTTGAACGAGTGTGTGCATTATGCAACTGCAAACAATGTCTCCAATTTACATTTTACGGTTTCAGAAATGCATCAAGATCTGTTTGAAACAGCAATTGATCAGGTTAAAGAAAAAATTGAAAAGGAATCTGGCACTACTATTAATATTGCATATTCTTATCAAAATAAAAGTACAGACTCTATTAATGTAGACATACAAAACAAAATTGTTCGTAACAGTAATGGAAGTTTGGTTTTTAGACCTGGAGGGCATGGTGCCTTAATTGAAAATCTGAATAATCTGGATTCTGATATCATTTTTATTAAAAATATAGACAACGTAATTCAAAATCATATCGATAAAATTACATTGTATAAAAAGGCTTTAGGTGGTATTTTGATCGAGGTCCAACAGAAAGTGTTTGATTATTTAAGAAAAATTGAAAAAGGGGAAGTGACAGAAAATGATCTGGTTGAAATTGTGGATGTTTTAATCCAAAAGTTAAATATTCAAATGACTAGCGATTTTAATAAATTTACTTTTGAAAATAAACTTGCTAAAATCAAAGAACTATTAGACCGTCCGATCAGAGTTTGCGGAATGGTTAGAAACGAAGGTGAACCTGGCGGCGGACCATTTTGGGTGATGAATGAAAAAGGTGAAGTTTCATTGCAAATTGTAGAAACATCACAGGTCGATTTAGCAAACAAAAGACAGCTCCAAATTTTAGAAGATGCAACACATTTTAATCCTGTAGATTTGGTTTGCGGAATTAAAAATTATAAGGGAGAAAAATTTGATCTAAAACAATTTGTTGATCAAAAATCTGGTTTTATTGTTGAAAAAAGTGTTGAAGGAAAACCAGTAAAAAGTTATGAACTTCCAGGATTATGGAACGGATCGATGGCAAATTGGTTAACTATTTTTGTTGCAGTTCCTTTAATTACTTTTAATCCTGTAAAAACAGTAAATGATTTATTGAAAGCAGCGCATCAGCCACAATAA
- the arfB gene encoding alternative ribosome rescue aminoacyl-tRNA hydrolase ArfB, with amino-acid sequence MDTEKIISELGFKAVRSSGAGGQNVNKVSSKVVLSFDLDNSQALSDEEKILLKDNLSTRLTSENILILNCDEDRSQLKNKEIVIKRFLELIKKGLYVPKVRKATKVPKSVIKKRIKDKKNVSDLKQSRRKPDF; translated from the coding sequence ATGGATACAGAAAAAATCATATCAGAGTTGGGCTTTAAAGCCGTTCGGAGCAGTGGCGCCGGCGGACAAAACGTAAATAAAGTTTCGTCAAAGGTAGTTTTGAGTTTTGATTTAGATAATTCTCAAGCTTTGTCTGATGAAGAAAAAATACTTTTAAAAGACAATTTATCAACTCGTTTAACTTCTGAAAATATTCTGATTTTGAATTGTGATGAAGATAGAAGTCAGTTAAAAAACAAAGAAATTGTTATAAAGAGATTTCTAGAGTTAATAAAAAAAGGACTTTATGTTCCTAAGGTCAGAAAAGCTACAAAAGTTCCGAAATCAGTAATTAAAAAGAGAATTAAAGATAAAAAGAACGTTTCGGATCTTAAACAATCAAGAAGAAAACCTGATTTTTAG